From a single Streptomyces sp. 1331.2 genomic region:
- a CDS encoding DUF445 domain-containing protein, whose translation MSDEAFSGTGPGVRFTAADEQKRQGVRRMKTIATGLLAFATLVFALSTWAKAAGAGAWAGYLAAAAEAGMVGALADWFAVTALFRRPFGLPIPHTAIIPTKKDAFGRSLGDFVGDNFLSGHVVRGRLAALGIGRRLGEWLAAPGSAERVTKEASAALRGLLAVLRDDDVRAVVAEAVTRRAAATSVAEPMGRMLGKVVADGGHHGVVDLVAVRAHGWLTDNHEDVVQKVTQKTPGWTPKFIDHQVGERVYKELLRFVTDIRDDPDHPARGAIDNFLADFATELQTDPETIARVERAKGELLARPEVQDLINSTWTAVRTLVMGAAEDEDSELRRRIREGVRRFGERLATDPKLQAKVDGWLQDAAQYLVDTYRAEITSLISETVAGWDADEASRKIEANVGRDLQFIRINGTVVGALAGLLIHTVASALGG comes from the coding sequence GTGAGTGACGAAGCCTTCAGCGGGACCGGCCCCGGGGTCCGGTTCACCGCGGCCGATGAGCAGAAGAGACAGGGCGTCCGCCGGATGAAGACCATCGCGACCGGCCTGCTGGCCTTCGCGACCCTCGTCTTCGCCCTCTCCACCTGGGCCAAGGCGGCCGGGGCCGGCGCCTGGGCGGGCTACCTGGCGGCCGCCGCCGAGGCGGGCATGGTGGGCGCGCTGGCCGACTGGTTCGCGGTGACCGCGCTGTTCCGCCGCCCCTTCGGCCTGCCGATCCCGCACACCGCGATCATCCCGACCAAGAAGGACGCCTTCGGGCGCTCGCTCGGCGACTTCGTCGGCGACAACTTCCTCTCCGGGCACGTGGTGCGCGGGCGCCTCGCGGCGCTCGGCATCGGCCGCCGGCTGGGGGAGTGGCTGGCCGCGCCGGGCAGCGCCGAGCGGGTCACCAAGGAGGCCTCGGCGGCGCTGCGCGGCTTGCTCGCAGTGCTGCGCGACGACGACGTGCGGGCGGTGGTCGCCGAGGCGGTGACCAGGCGGGCCGCCGCCACCTCGGTGGCCGAGCCGATGGGCCGGATGCTCGGCAAGGTGGTCGCGGACGGCGGCCACCACGGCGTGGTGGACCTGGTGGCCGTCCGCGCGCACGGCTGGCTGACCGACAACCACGAGGACGTGGTGCAGAAGGTGACCCAGAAGACCCCGGGCTGGACGCCCAAGTTCATCGACCACCAGGTCGGCGAGCGGGTCTACAAGGAGCTGCTGCGCTTCGTCACCGACATCCGCGACGACCCGGACCACCCGGCCCGCGGCGCGATCGACAACTTCCTCGCCGACTTCGCGACCGAGCTGCAGACCGACCCGGAGACCATTGCCCGGGTCGAGCGCGCCAAGGGTGAGCTGCTGGCCCGCCCCGAGGTGCAGGACCTGATCAACTCCACCTGGACGGCCGTGCGCACCCTGGTGATGGGCGCGGCCGAGGACGAGGACAGCGAACTGCGCCGGCGCATCCGCGAGGGCGTGCGGCGCTTCGGCGAGCGCCTGGCCACCGACCCCAAGCTGCAGGCCAAGGTCGACGGCTGGCTCCAGGACGCCGCCCAGTACCTGGTCGACACCTACCGTGCCGAGATCACCTCGCTGATCTCCGAGACGGTGGCGGGCTGGGACGCCGACGAGGCCTCCCGCAAGATCGAGGCCAACGTCGGCCGCGACCTGCAGTTCATCCGGATCAACGGAACCGTGGTCGGCGCCCTGGCCGGGCTCCTGATCCACACCGTGGCGTCCGCGCTCGGGGGGTGA